Proteins encoded in a region of the Streptococcus sanguinis genome:
- a CDS encoding GbpC/Spa domain-containing protein yields MEFIMEKKIVYGFRKSRLSKGLCGAVLGAALLLAAGSVQAEEKAAEAAEQSSLFEAALSPTEAPQPTAAPAQSEPVSQDKLPLEVSHADLDQALAEAEKAGVQLKQEPTFDLGTARNPEEAASKRETALADYATQVKEIRETTAAYQEQLKTYEKELSQKESANQALKDQYDKALASYEQESSRIQAENAQLEADYEQKRTAYQAELNRIVKINQEKEASYQVALAAYQEERSRILQENAQAKAAYQTAMESYATKLKATREKNAQAKRRYDEKLAQVSADNKAAQAENAAIAERNQVAEKAYQEAVKQYEAEVSRLTQVKTEKEAVYQAALADYEKELARVQKENAELEQQYQSELTAYQQEVERIQIANQAAKQSYETALAKIQKQNKEIEAQNLAVQKKNAALKEQYQADLAAYQERLAEIRQKNQAAEEDYESKLEDYQKNRSEIQAANDAKERDYQVALTAYQAELERIQAENKKRQTAYETEKAEVTARNAAIEAENAQLRQQNQEKQELYKNQLAQYEQDVARITESNQKSREAYEKALLTYQEETARIETENKNKLAAYQADLATYKADLARIEAENQRLKEDYEANLAAISAQNAVIEQENASIKEKNARLKADYDKLLEEYKKAKAAYDTAKTKYDAALVTFERELQEAEAKKNEEGYLSKVESQPFVFKSEPQAVLTLDPSIRTYTNDELTDEVRSWRMDESGMRALTSVLKGKEHQTKVVLQKDVPLVATYTNIKNSSIQGKKISKVVYTYTLKESTKSQDKLPVFLVKDPTLTVWTLDFHGQSRVNVQAEFFDEAGERLDMTGSLVSFSSLNTNKAAIEYIKNFNGEYVPITGSAINIHPDTSVHADISINHEKEGSRFEYNKWDTPTSPYNWYGAIVGKAQGDVISFDIGSRNRGSAWFVFNSDIKAKGVPMKPVAPTEVAQPQEPTYEELKALQPLPSQTVYQSLPQEPAQPVYQELPSRPTETQPLPQPTQPEQPVALPERDLEVLPQEPTYLAEPQQPQKPVYQELPEEPSSPTLLTEPAAVEDPTYEKEQSLLSLSQAPVEDSLPQAPQLPSYLKEPEKPQKDSEASMGEAPKPPVYKEEIALQELPQEPSYLQEPQLPQEPVLQPEPQSPVRESDLPLIAEPDNPNYKELPQKPAEPSYQALPSRPQAPTQTYHYNQLFIQLKVREELEDESKKNIHQQEVSQGSFAVLNLVTDALPAYRLPIHSFVLEDRLPEGFELDLEATRAKSPGYEVSYDPGTRVLTFVAAPGLLERYNADLNTATETLAPAAVGRLLYPGRTYTNHFSLLINNQYRIESNQVSVSTPPAEITVQTAQKFEPLSNRTWQYRRSASKQPSKMQLSVSYQTKDRASQGQLPKTGSNTSSLLTYLGFAVLLASAGFRSSNKES; encoded by the coding sequence ATGGAGTTTATAATGGAAAAGAAAATAGTCTATGGCTTCCGCAAGAGCCGCCTTTCTAAGGGCTTGTGCGGAGCTGTTTTGGGTGCGGCTTTGTTGCTAGCTGCTGGGTCGGTTCAGGCTGAGGAAAAGGCAGCTGAAGCAGCAGAACAGTCTTCCCTTTTTGAAGCTGCTCTTTCGCCAACCGAAGCACCCCAGCCAACTGCTGCCCCTGCTCAGTCAGAGCCGGTAAGTCAAGACAAGCTTCCCTTGGAGGTCTCCCATGCGGATTTGGACCAAGCTTTAGCAGAGGCCGAGAAAGCAGGAGTTCAGCTAAAGCAGGAGCCGACTTTTGATTTAGGAACAGCTAGAAATCCAGAAGAAGCTGCGAGTAAACGGGAGACAGCTCTAGCGGATTATGCGACCCAAGTCAAGGAAATACGTGAAACCACAGCAGCTTATCAAGAGCAACTGAAGACTTATGAGAAAGAACTCAGTCAGAAAGAGTCTGCCAATCAAGCCCTGAAAGACCAATATGACAAGGCTCTGGCTTCCTATGAACAAGAGTCCAGTCGTATTCAAGCTGAAAATGCTCAGCTAGAGGCGGACTATGAGCAGAAACGGACGGCTTATCAAGCAGAATTGAACCGTATAGTAAAAATCAATCAAGAGAAAGAAGCCTCCTATCAAGTAGCTTTAGCAGCCTATCAAGAGGAGCGTTCACGGATTTTACAAGAAAATGCTCAAGCGAAAGCTGCCTACCAAACTGCTATGGAGAGCTATGCTACAAAGCTGAAAGCTACTCGGGAGAAGAATGCTCAAGCAAAGCGTCGCTATGATGAAAAGCTTGCTCAGGTTTCAGCTGACAACAAAGCAGCCCAAGCTGAAAATGCAGCCATTGCAGAACGAAATCAGGTAGCTGAAAAGGCCTATCAGGAAGCAGTCAAGCAGTATGAAGCTGAAGTTTCCAGACTGACTCAGGTTAAGACAGAAAAAGAAGCTGTTTATCAAGCTGCCTTGGCTGACTATGAGAAAGAATTGGCTCGGGTTCAGAAAGAAAATGCTGAGCTAGAGCAGCAGTATCAGTCAGAATTGACGGCTTACCAACAGGAAGTAGAACGCATTCAAATAGCCAATCAAGCTGCTAAACAATCTTATGAGACAGCCTTAGCTAAAATCCAAAAGCAGAACAAAGAGATTGAGGCTCAAAATCTAGCTGTTCAGAAGAAAAATGCAGCCTTAAAGGAGCAGTATCAGGCTGATTTAGCTGCTTATCAAGAGCGATTGGCTGAGATTCGCCAAAAAAATCAAGCGGCAGAGGAAGACTATGAGAGCAAATTAGAAGATTATCAAAAGAATCGCTCTGAAATCCAAGCTGCTAATGATGCCAAAGAAAGAGATTATCAAGTGGCTTTGACTGCTTATCAAGCTGAACTTGAGCGTATTCAAGCTGAAAATAAGAAGCGGCAAACTGCCTATGAGACTGAAAAAGCAGAAGTAACAGCCCGTAATGCTGCCATTGAAGCTGAAAACGCCCAGCTTCGTCAGCAAAATCAGGAAAAACAAGAGCTTTATAAAAATCAATTAGCCCAATATGAGCAGGATGTGGCTCGAATCACCGAAAGCAACCAGAAAAGTCGAGAAGCATATGAGAAAGCCTTGCTTACCTACCAAGAAGAAACTGCTCGGATTGAGACGGAAAACAAGAATAAACTAGCTGCTTATCAGGCTGACTTAGCGACCTACAAAGCAGATCTTGCAAGAATTGAAGCAGAAAATCAAAGACTAAAAGAAGATTATGAGGCAAACCTTGCAGCTATTTCAGCGCAGAACGCAGTGATTGAGCAAGAAAATGCAAGCATTAAAGAAAAAAATGCCCGCTTGAAAGCTGACTATGATAAGCTCTTAGAAGAATATAAGAAGGCAAAAGCTGCCTATGATACTGCCAAAACTAAGTATGATGCAGCTCTTGTAACTTTTGAGAGAGAGTTGCAGGAAGCGGAGGCTAAGAAAAATGAAGAAGGCTATCTCAGCAAAGTTGAAAGCCAGCCTTTTGTTTTCAAATCTGAGCCCCAGGCTGTCTTGACACTTGATCCATCAATTAGAACCTATACCAATGATGAGCTGACTGATGAGGTTCGTTCTTGGAGAATGGATGAATCAGGAATGAGAGCTTTGACCAGTGTTTTAAAAGGGAAAGAACATCAGACTAAAGTCGTTTTGCAAAAAGATGTGCCTTTGGTAGCTACTTATACCAATATCAAAAATTCCAGTATTCAAGGCAAGAAAATCTCTAAAGTTGTCTATACTTATACTCTGAAAGAATCAACGAAGAGTCAGGATAAGCTGCCGGTTTTCTTAGTTAAGGATCCGACCTTGACTGTATGGACCTTGGATTTTCATGGCCAATCTCGAGTCAATGTCCAAGCGGAATTTTTCGATGAGGCTGGAGAAAGGCTTGATATGACAGGTTCGCTTGTCAGCTTCTCATCTTTAAATACTAATAAAGCTGCGATTGAGTACATCAAGAATTTTAATGGTGAATATGTTCCTATCACAGGATCTGCTATTAACATTCACCCAGATACCAGTGTTCATGCCGATATTTCTATTAACCATGAGAAGGAAGGCTCTCGCTTTGAGTATAATAAGTGGGATACGCCTACCAGTCCCTATAACTGGTATGGCGCTATTGTAGGAAAAGCCCAGGGAGATGTCATTTCTTTTGATATCGGTTCGCGAAATCGGGGTTCTGCTTGGTTTGTCTTTAACTCTGATATTAAAGCTAAAGGTGTCCCAATGAAGCCTGTCGCTCCGACTGAGGTTGCCCAACCACAAGAGCCAACCTATGAAGAACTCAAGGCACTGCAGCCTCTTCCAAGTCAGACGGTTTATCAATCTTTGCCGCAAGAGCCAGCTCAGCCGGTTTATCAAGAACTTCCTAGCAGACCGACAGAAACTCAGCCTCTTCCTCAGCCAACTCAGCCTGAGCAGCCAGTAGCTCTACCGGAAAGAGATTTGGAAGTTTTACCGCAAGAGCCGACTTATCTAGCTGAGCCTCAACAACCTCAAAAGCCTGTTTATCAGGAGTTGCCAGAAGAACCTAGCTCCCCTACTCTATTGACAGAGCCAGCTGCAGTTGAAGATCCGACCTATGAGAAGGAGCAGTCCTTGCTGAGCCTTTCGCAAGCACCGGTCGAAGATTCACTGCCACAGGCACCTCAGCTCCCATCTTATTTGAAGGAACCAGAAAAACCTCAAAAAGATTCTGAAGCAAGCATGGGAGAAGCTCCGAAACCACCTGTTTATAAAGAAGAAATTGCTTTACAGGAATTGCCTCAGGAGCCAAGCTATCTGCAGGAACCACAGCTCCCTCAAGAACCAGTTCTTCAGCCTGAGCCCCAGTCACCTGTCAGAGAAAGTGATCTTCCTTTGATTGCTGAGCCTGACAATCCGAACTATAAAGAGCTTCCTCAAAAGCCGGCTGAACCTAGCTATCAAGCTTTGCCAAGCCGTCCGCAAGCGCCGACTCAAACTTATCACTATAACCAGCTTTTTATCCAGTTAAAAGTCAGAGAAGAGTTGGAGGATGAGTCCAAGAAGAATATTCATCAACAAGAGGTTAGCCAGGGAAGTTTTGCTGTCCTTAATCTGGTAACGGATGCTTTGCCTGCTTATCGCCTGCCAATTCATTCTTTCGTATTGGAAGATCGCCTGCCGGAAGGTTTTGAATTGGATCTAGAAGCGACTAGAGCGAAAAGTCCTGGTTATGAAGTTTCTTATGACCCGGGCACCAGAGTCTTGACTTTTGTTGCTGCACCGGGTCTGCTTGAGCGCTACAATGCTGACTTAAATACTGCGACCGAGACTCTAGCTCCAGCAGCAGTCGGCCGACTCTTGTATCCAGGCAGAACCTATACCAATCATTTCAGCTTACTGATTAATAATCAATACCGGATTGAATCCAATCAGGTTAGTGTTTCAACACCTCCTGCAGAAATTACTGTTCAAACAGCGCAGAAATTTGAGCCTCTTTCAAACCGAACTTGGCAGTATCGAAGATCTGCAAGTAAACAACCAAGTAAGATGCAGCTATCTGTCAGCTACCAAACCAAAGATAGAGCTTCTCAAGGACAACTGCCTAAAACTGGAAGCAATACGAGCTCTCTTCTCACTTATCTTGGCTTTGCGGTCTTGCTAGCTTCAGCTGGCTTCCGTTCTTCTAATAAAGAGTCGTAA
- a CDS encoding response regulator transcription factor: MIKILLVEDDLGLSNSVFDFLDDFADVMQVFDGEEGLYEAESGVYDLILLDLMLPEKDGFQVLKDLRAKGVTTPVLIMTAKESLDDKGHGFELGADDYLTKPFYLEELKMRIQALLKRAGKFNENTLSYGDVTVNLSTNSTLKAGKDVELLGKEFDLLVYFLQNQNVILPKTQIFDRLWGFDSDTTVSVVEVYVSKIRKKLKGTTFAKNLHTLRSVGYILKDAE; this comes from the coding sequence ATGATTAAAATTCTATTGGTAGAAGATGACCTTGGACTGTCAAACTCAGTTTTTGATTTTTTGGATGATTTTGCAGATGTAATGCAGGTTTTTGATGGTGAAGAAGGTCTATATGAAGCAGAGAGCGGTGTTTATGACCTTATCTTGCTGGATCTCATGCTTCCTGAAAAGGATGGTTTTCAAGTGCTGAAAGATCTTCGGGCAAAAGGAGTCACAACCCCTGTTCTCATCATGACAGCTAAGGAAAGCTTGGATGACAAAGGACATGGCTTTGAGCTCGGCGCTGATGATTATCTGACCAAACCTTTCTATTTGGAAGAACTGAAAATGCGGATCCAAGCGCTCTTGAAACGTGCTGGTAAATTCAACGAAAATACTCTTTCTTATGGTGATGTGACAGTCAATCTATCCACAAATTCAACATTGAAAGCCGGTAAAGACGTAGAGTTGCTTGGTAAAGAGTTCGACCTCTTGGTTTATTTCCTGCAAAATCAAAATGTAATCTTGCCTAAGACCCAAATTTTTGACCGTCTGTGGGGCTTTGACAGTGATACCACTGTTTCCGTTGTTGAAGTGTACGTTTCCAAGATTCGTAAAAAACTGAAAGGAACGACATTTGCGAAAAACTTGCATACTCTTCGTAGTGTCGGCTACATTTTAAAAGATGCTGAATAA
- a CDS encoding ketopantoate reductase family protein: MNILVYGAGTIGLTYAWLLSNQHQVTVLVREHKLSTLEQGFTLSIKDLRKDDQVYKEHHFQPPLVTSIAQDYDLILLTVNSLQLEQALNHLAAIKEKSHILILQNNWNINSKIPSYLDRKQVSLAFPSSVGGGRKSDGRIQAIIFKEATLLDDDSYTSELSPIFTASGIDIDAMPDLASWMKVHCLQEAVMAGAVAETGTFDALLKDKKAIRKMICAWREGLELCQRYGIPKHRYKPTKYLSLPLFLLVPVMKFMLSQPLVAEMVTNHMHSGYAEWVDQYFEIKRSAEKESIPMPQWNSYGDFIEHFLKNNS; the protein is encoded by the coding sequence ATGAACATTTTGGTTTATGGTGCTGGCACGATCGGTTTGACATACGCTTGGTTACTGTCTAATCAACATCAAGTTACTGTCTTAGTTAGAGAGCATAAGCTGTCGACTTTAGAGCAAGGCTTCACACTTTCTATTAAAGATTTAAGGAAAGATGATCAGGTCTATAAAGAACATCATTTCCAGCCGCCGTTGGTGACGAGCATTGCTCAAGACTATGACCTGATTCTCTTAACGGTAAATAGTTTGCAACTAGAGCAGGCATTGAATCATTTGGCGGCTATAAAGGAAAAATCTCATATACTTATCTTACAGAATAACTGGAATATCAACTCCAAGATTCCTTCTTATTTGGACAGAAAGCAGGTGTCGTTAGCTTTTCCTTCTTCTGTTGGAGGAGGGCGAAAGAGTGATGGTCGGATCCAAGCTATCATTTTCAAAGAAGCTACGTTACTTGATGATGATTCTTACACATCAGAGTTGTCTCCTATCTTCACAGCTAGTGGGATAGACATTGATGCTATGCCTGACTTGGCTTCTTGGATGAAGGTTCACTGCCTTCAGGAGGCGGTAATGGCAGGTGCAGTTGCAGAAACGGGGACTTTTGATGCACTCTTGAAAGATAAAAAAGCAATTCGAAAGATGATTTGCGCTTGGCGAGAAGGTTTAGAACTCTGTCAGCGATATGGCATTCCTAAACATCGTTATAAACCTACTAAATATCTATCCCTGCCCCTATTTCTCTTGGTCCCAGTAATGAAGTTCATGTTGAGTCAGCCTTTGGTTGCCGAAATGGTCACAAATCACATGCATTCAGGCTATGCCGAGTGGGTTGATCAATATTTTGAAATCAAAAGAAGTGCTGAGAAAGAAAGCATTCCCATGCCTCAATGGAATTCGTATGGCGACTTCATTGAACATTTTTTGAAAAACAATTCTTAG
- a CDS encoding polysaccharide deacetylase family protein, translating to MKRQNNKKHGKKTLIVLSLLGLAFVAALFLGAVKIYAIFQEKELQEKVSVLIIQEETFHAENTEKQSKMIGSHYVEAFYPLLDGQVMASVKEQMDADSQTIKDNQKKGDKIEELTFYYAEEKETSLKDVKEVLVHRKDYHVKEMKISKGEEREVADSYLGADGSRFTLDKVFQDPDAAKEIFINEISSQLTFRQADEAVQTEILNNLNGTELSQWSFRYEYSHFSIKLSKEVQGLTSIDVPLSSFYDQINADYLTGDDLAAYQSFEAKKHVKMVALTFDDGPDSKTTPQALDILKKYAAKATFFMVGQNIAGNEAIVKRVHNEGHQIGIHTWDHPVLTKLPLETAQKEILDTQTAINNVIGIKPTITRPPYGAINATIQNSVDQSFIMWNVDSLDWKTRNTKAIMQEIAKTQPGSIILMHDIHQTSIDALPSVIQYLQNNGYTLVTVDELLEGQLEPHRIYYGRD from the coding sequence ATGAAAAGACAAAATAACAAGAAACACGGTAAGAAAACACTCATTGTTCTCAGCTTGCTCGGTTTAGCTTTTGTTGCTGCTCTATTTCTGGGTGCTGTAAAGATTTACGCTATTTTCCAAGAAAAGGAACTGCAAGAGAAGGTTAGTGTGCTGATTATCCAAGAAGAGACCTTCCATGCTGAAAATACTGAAAAGCAGAGCAAGATGATTGGCAGCCACTATGTAGAGGCCTTTTATCCTCTGCTAGATGGTCAGGTTATGGCAAGCGTCAAGGAGCAGATGGACGCAGATAGCCAGACGATTAAGGATAATCAGAAGAAGGGCGATAAGATTGAGGAATTGACCTTCTACTATGCTGAGGAAAAAGAAACGAGCCTGAAGGATGTCAAAGAAGTACTGGTGCATCGCAAGGACTATCATGTCAAAGAGATGAAAATCAGTAAAGGAGAAGAGCGGGAAGTTGCTGACAGCTATCTCGGTGCAGACGGCAGCCGTTTCACTCTGGATAAGGTCTTTCAGGATCCCGATGCAGCTAAGGAAATCTTCATCAACGAAATATCCAGCCAGCTGACCTTTAGGCAGGCCGATGAGGCGGTGCAGACGGAAATTCTCAATAACCTTAATGGAACGGAGTTGAGTCAGTGGTCCTTCCGTTATGAGTACAGCCATTTTTCTATTAAGCTGAGTAAGGAAGTGCAAGGCTTAACCAGCATTGATGTTCCTTTGTCTAGCTTTTATGACCAGATCAATGCGGACTATCTGACTGGAGATGACTTGGCAGCTTATCAGAGTTTTGAAGCTAAGAAGCATGTGAAGATGGTTGCTCTGACCTTTGATGACGGTCCAGATTCTAAGACAACACCGCAGGCTCTGGATATCCTCAAGAAATATGCTGCCAAGGCGACCTTCTTTATGGTTGGGCAAAACATTGCTGGTAATGAAGCGATTGTCAAGCGCGTGCACAATGAAGGTCATCAGATTGGGATTCATACATGGGACCATCCAGTCTTAACCAAACTTCCTCTGGAGACAGCCCAAAAAGAAATCCTTGATACCCAGACCGCTATTAACAATGTCATAGGCATCAAGCCAACGATTACGCGGCCTCCTTATGGAGCTATTAATGCTACAATCCAAAATTCGGTTGACCAGTCCTTTATCATGTGGAATGTGGACAGTCTAGACTGGAAGACACGCAATACTAAAGCCATTATGCAAGAGATTGCCAAAACCCAGCCAGGCTCGATTATCCTCATGCATGAT
- a CDS encoding VOC family protein, translated as MASKMLHTCLRVENLEASIAFYAEAFGFKELRRKDFPDYQFTIVYLGLEGDDYELELTYNYDHGPYVIGDGFAHVALSTPDLEGLHAEHKAKGYEVTDPKGLPGNPPNYYFVKDPDGYKVEVIREKSL; from the coding sequence ATGGCATCAAAAATGTTACATACTTGTTTGCGTGTGGAGAATTTGGAAGCGTCTATCGCTTTTTATGCAGAGGCTTTTGGTTTTAAGGAGCTTCGTCGCAAGGATTTTCCAGATTATCAGTTTACTATCGTTTATCTAGGTTTGGAAGGCGATGATTATGAGCTGGAGCTGACCTATAACTATGACCATGGTCCTTATGTGATTGGGGACGGTTTTGCCCATGTGGCACTTAGCACGCCAGACTTGGAAGGTCTGCACGCTGAGCACAAGGCCAAAGGCTATGAAGTGACAGATCCAAAGGGTCTTCCTGGCAACCCGCCTAATTATTATTTTGTAAAAGACCCTGATGGCTACAAGGTGGAAGTCATTCGTGAGAAGAGTCTCTAA
- a CDS encoding sensor histidine kinase: protein MLNKIKKTFYADDFSYFIRYFGLFTLIFSAMTLIIIQVMRSSLYTSVDENLKNLSNDPSSVADLAYRTTGQQSDPSNKVNTKSPKSSKEPDGDPNEEPKPDNLTTPNFSSNTFALLLDDNYKNISTSKSDGFLDFNSLDFNKSYLNQIKEIVIGNSFGQTESYRAYLFDIDPNNEYPDIKYAVVMTSISQLEQTSGKHEQLIAMVMVSFWGISLIASIYLARMSVKPLLESIQKQKAFVENASHELRTPLAVLQSRLETLFRKPEATIMQSSENIASSLDEVRNMRLLTTNLLNLARRDDGIKPQYGEVEPEFFDTTFANYCIIARENKKAFHSENMIKNPIVTDQIFLKQLMTILFDNAIKYTDDDGEISVMAASTDRYLIFRVADNGPGISNEDKKKIFDRFYRVDKARTRQKGGFGLGLSLAKQIVDAFKGTIYVKDNKPKGTVFEVKLLLKETKKRSVK, encoded by the coding sequence ATGCTGAATAAAATCAAGAAGACCTTTTATGCGGATGATTTCTCTTATTTCATTCGCTATTTTGGGCTGTTTACATTAATCTTCTCAGCCATGACCTTGATTATTATTCAGGTTATGCGCTCCAGCCTTTATACGTCTGTTGATGAAAATCTTAAAAACCTGAGTAATGATCCTAGTTCGGTAGCAGATTTGGCCTATCGGACGACAGGTCAGCAGTCTGATCCGAGCAATAAGGTCAACACTAAAAGTCCTAAAAGCAGTAAAGAACCAGATGGCGATCCAAACGAAGAGCCTAAGCCTGACAATCTGACGACGCCAAATTTCAGTTCTAATACTTTCGCCCTGCTTTTGGATGATAATTATAAAAATATTTCCACCAGCAAGAGCGATGGCTTTCTGGACTTTAATTCCTTGGACTTTAACAAGTCCTATCTGAATCAGATTAAGGAAATTGTGATTGGCAATAGCTTTGGCCAGACAGAAAGCTACCGGGCTTATCTCTTTGATATTGACCCTAATAATGAATATCCAGATATCAAGTATGCTGTGGTCATGACTAGCATCAGTCAGCTGGAGCAGACTAGCGGTAAGCATGAGCAACTGATTGCCATGGTTATGGTCAGCTTTTGGGGGATTTCCTTGATTGCCAGTATTTATCTGGCTCGGATGAGTGTCAAGCCCTTGCTGGAAAGTATCCAGAAGCAGAAGGCTTTCGTGGAAAATGCCAGTCACGAGCTGCGGACACCATTGGCTGTTTTGCAGAGCCGCTTAGAGACGCTCTTTCGTAAGCCTGAAGCTACAATTATGCAGAGCAGTGAAAATATCGCTTCTAGCTTGGATGAAGTGCGCAATATGCGCTTGCTGACGACCAATTTGCTAAATCTGGCTCGTCGCGATGATGGTATTAAGCCCCAATATGGTGAGGTAGAACCGGAGTTCTTTGATACGACCTTTGCTAATTACTGCATTATCGCAAGGGAAAATAAAAAAGCTTTTCATTCAGAAAATATGATCAAGAACCCCATTGTGACAGATCAAATTTTCCTCAAGCAGCTGATGACTATCCTATTTGACAATGCTATCAAGTACACAGATGATGACGGCGAAATCAGTGTTATGGCTGCTTCAACCGATCGTTACCTCATCTTTCGGGTAGCAGATAATGGACCTGGTATCAGCAACGAAGATAAGAAGAAGATTTTTGATCGCTTTTATCGGGTGGATAAGGCTCGGACCCGTCAGAAAGGTGGCTTTGGTCTGGGACTTTCTCTGGCCAAGCAGATTGTCGATGCTTTCAAGGGCACCATTTATGTCAAGGACAACAAACCAAAAGGTACGGTCTTTGAAGTTAAACTGCTATTGAAAGAAACGAAAAAGCGTTCTGTAAAATAG